Below is a window of Oceanibaculum nanhaiense DNA.
GCCTCGGCCGCCGCCTTCGGATCGGCACGCACTGCCGACAGCGCCTCGACCGCCGCGAACAGCGCGGCATAGGGGCTTTCGCGTTTTTCCAACCGCTGCCGGAGAACGGCCAGGATATGCACCGTCTCGCCCAGCAGCGCCGTCGCCTCGCCGAACGGCAGGGTGGACAGGAACTCCAGGAACAACGGCAGGAAGTCCGGCAGCTCGTTGGCGACGATGAAGAAGCCGTTCTTGTCGTAGAGCTGCGACAGATCGACCAGCGCCTGCCCACGGTCGCGGCTCTCGCCATGCACATGCTCGAACAGGTGCAGCGACAGGCTGCGCGAGCGGTCGAACAGCAGGACATAGCGCTCCTGCAGATCATACAGCTCCGCCGTCTCGAAACTGCTGAGCAGCGGCTCCAGCGCCTTCAGTGAAGACCGGGGCACCAACCCCTCCCCGGTCAACACCGCGCGGATTTCCGGCATGGCGGCAACAAGCTCCGCCGACGGATAGTTCAGCAGGGCGGACAGCGCCTTGAAGCTTTTCATCACCGCACCTCCATCGGGGTTTTCACCCTCGCCTTCTGCGGCGCGCCGAACAGGCTGGGGGCGGACTGGCCGTCGGAGCAGCCATTGCCGAAGGAGAAGCCGCAGCCGCCACGCAGCTGGTGGGCATCCTCGCTGGTCTCGCGATGGGCGGTCGGGATGACGAACCGATCCTCGTAATTGGCGATTGCCATGATCTGGTACATATCCTCGATATCGGCACCGGTCAGACCAACCTTCTCGGCCAGCCGCTCGTCGAGCATGCCGTCCACCGTTTTGGCCCGCATGTAGGCGCGCATCGCCAGCATGCGCTCAAGGCCGAGCGCGACTGGCGCCTCGTCACCGGCGGTCAGCAGATTTGCCAGATATTTCAGCGGGATGCGCAACGAGCGCACATCCGGCATGGCACCATCCACGCCCATCTGCCCGGCCGCTGCAGCCGACTGGATCGGCGATAGCGGCGGCACATACCAGACCATCGGCAGGGTGCGGTATTCCGGATGCAGCGGGAAGGCGACCTTCCATTCCATCGCCATCTTCCAGATCGGCGAGCGCCGCGCCGCCTCCAGCCAGCTTTCCGGCACGCCATCGGCACGCGCCTGTTCGATCACCTTCGGATCGTTCGGGTCGAGAAACAGATCGAGCTGGGCCTGATAGAGGTCCTTCTCGTCTGGCACGCTGGCCGCCGCTTCGATACCGTCGGCGTCATACAGCAACACGCCGAGATAGCGGATACGCCCGACGCAGGTTTCCGAGCAGACGGTGGGCTGGCCGGCCTCAATGCGCGGGAAGCAGAAGATGCACTTCTCCGATTTGCCCGTGGACCAGTTGTAATAGACCTTCTTGTAGGGGCAGCCGGAGACGCACATCCGCCAGCCGCGGCACTTGTCCTGGTCGATCAGGACGATGCCGTCCTCCTCGCGCTTGTAGATCGCCCCCGACGGGCAGGCCGCAGCACAGGTCGGGTTCAGGCAATGCTCGCACAGGCGCGGCAGGTACATCATGAAGGTGTTTTCGAACTGGCCGTAAATCTCCTTCTGGATGCCCTCGAAATTCACATCCTTCGAGCGCTTGGAGAATTCGCCGCCCAGGATTTCCTCCCAGTTCGGCCCCCATTCGATCTTCTCCATCCGCTCGCCGGAGATCAGCGAGCGCGGCCTCGCCGTCGGCATCGCCTTGGATTCGCCGGCGGTCTGCAGATGCTCGTAATCGAAGGTGAAGGGTTCGTAGTAATCGTCGATTTCCGGCAGGTCGGGATTGGCGAAAATCTTCGCCAGGATGCGCCATTTCGGCCCGATCTTCGGCTCGATCTTGCCGTTGGCCTTGCGCCGCCAGCCGCCGTTCCAGACCTTCTGGTTCTCCCATTGCTTGGGGTAGCCGATGCCGGGCTTGGTCTCGACATTGTTGAACCAGGCGTATTCCATGCCCTCGCGGCTGGTCCAGACGTTCTTGCAGGTGACCGAGCAGGTGTGACACCCGATGCATTTATCGAGGTTCAGCACCATGGCTATCTGAGCGCGGATTTTCATTCTGCCGCCTCCTTGGCGTTGGTGTGGGCCGGAAACGGAGCCATCTCGCCAGCGTCGAGCGGCTGTTCCAGCCAGTCGACCCGGTCCATCTTGCGCACCACGACGAACTCGTCGCGGTTGCAGCCGACCGTCCCGTAATAGTTGAAGCCATAGGATTGCTGGGCGTAGCCGCCGATCATGTGGGTCGGCTTCAGCACCGTGCGGGTGACCGAATTATGGATGCCGCCACGCTGGCCGGTGATCTCCGAGCCCGGCGTGTTCACGATCTTCTCCTGCGCGTGGTACATCAGCACCATGCCGGGATTGACCCGCTGCGACACCACGGCCCGGGCGGTCAGCGCGCCGTTAAGGTTGAACAGCTCGACCCAGTCATTGTCCTCGATACCGGCCACTTTCGCGTCGGTCTCGCTGAGCCAGATCACCGGCCCGCCGCGATTCAGCGTCAGCATCAGCAGATTGTCGGTATAGGTCGAGTGGATGCCCCATTTCTGGTGCGGCGTGATGAAGTTCAGCACGATCTCGGTGTTGCCGTTGCTGCGCTTGCCCTTCACCGGCACGATGGTCTTCAGATCCACCGGCGGCTTCCAGACCACCAGCGCCTCGCCGAAAGCCCGCATCCAGAGATGATCCTGATAGAGCTGCTGGCGGCCGGTCAGCGTGCGCCAGGGGATCAGCTCATGCACGTTGGTGTAGCCAGCGTTGTAGCAGACCTTCTCGCTCTCCAGCCCCGACCAGGTCGGCGAGGAGATGATCTTGCGCGGCTGCGCCTGCACGTCGCGGAAGCGGATCTTCTCGTCCTCCTTCGGCAAGGCCAGATGGGTGTGGTCGCGCCCCGTCGCCTTGGACAGCGCCCCCCAGGCCTTCACCGCGACCTCGCCATTGGTCTCGGGCGCCAGCATCAGGATCACCTCGGCGGCGTCGATGTCGCTCTCGATCCGGGGCATGCCCTGGCTGACCCCGTCCTCCAGGACGGCGCCGTTCAGTGCCCGCAGCAAATCCACCTCATGCTCGGTGTTCCAGGCGATGCCCTTGCCGCCATTGCCGATCTTGGTCATCAGCGGGCCGAGCGCGGTGAACTGCTTGTAGAGGTTGGGATAGTCGCGTTCGACCACGGTTACCTGCGGCATCGTCTTGCCGGGGATCGGCTCGACCTCGCCGCGCTTCCAGTCCTTCACGTCATAGGGCTGGGCCATTTCGCCCGGCGTGTCGTGCAGGATCGGCGTCAGCACAACATCCTTCTCAACGCCCAGCACTTCGGGCGCCACTTCGGAGAAACTCTTGGCGATGCCGCGATAGATGTCCCAGTCGGAGCGCGATTCCCACACCGGATCGACCGCCGCCGACAGCGGGTGGATGAAGGGATGCATGTCGGAGGTGTTGAGGTCGTTCTTCTCGTACCAGGTGGCTGTCGGCAGCACGATGTCGGAATAGACGCAAGTCGTGGACATGCGAAAATCCAGCGTCACCAGCAGGTCCAGCTTGCCTTCCGGCCCGTCCTCGTGCCAGACGACCTCCTGCGGCTTGGCGCGCCCTTCCTGGCCCAGATCCTTGCCCTGCACGCCGTGCTGCGTGCCCAGCAGGTGCTTCAGGAAATATTCGTGGCCCTTGCCGGAGGAGCCCAGCAGGTTGGAACGCCACACGAACAGGTTGCGCGGCCAGTTCTGCGGATCGTCGGGATCGTGGCAGGACAGTTCCAGCTCGCCGTCCTTCAGCCCCTTGGCGATGTAGTCCTTCGGCTCCATCCCCGCCTTCGCGGCCTTGGCCGCGATGGTCAGCGGGTTGACCTTGAGCTGTGGCGCGGAGGGCAGCCAGCCCATCCGTTCGGCCCGGACATTGTAGTCGATCATGCTGCCCGACCAGTCGCCCTCGGGCGCGGTCGGCGACAGGATCTCCCCGACCGACAGGGTCTCGTAGCGCCACTGGTCGCTGTGCGCGTACCAGAACGAGGTCGAGTTCTGCTGACGCGGCGGCCGGACCCAGTCCAGCCCGAAGGCCAGCGGTTGCCAGCCGGTCTGCGGGCGCAGCTTCTCCTGCCCGACATAATGCGACCAGCCGCCGCCCGACTGGCCGATACAGCCGCAGAACACCAGCATGTTGATGGCGCCCCGGTAGTTCATGTCCATGTGGTACCAGTGGTTCATCGCGGCGCCGATGATGATCATGGACCGGCCGGTGGTCTTCTCCGCATTGGTGGCGAATTCGCGCGCGACAGTGATGATGGCGTCGCGCTTCACGCCGGTGATGTTCTCCGCCCAGGCCGGCGTGCCCGGCACATCGTCGTCATAGCTGGACGCGACATGGTCGCCGCCGAAACCGCGATCGACGCCGTAATTGGCGCACAGCAGATCGAACACGGTGGCAACCTGCGCCTCGCCATCCTTCAGCGTCAGGCGGCGCACCGGCAGGTTGCGGGGCAGCACCTCGCCATGCTCGGTCTTCACGAAATACTCGCTCGCGCGGCCGCCAAAATAAGGGAAGGCGACCGAGGCGATCTCGCTGCCCTCGCCGGAGAGGCTGAGCAGCAGCCGCGTGTCGCGGCCCTTGCCGTCCTTCTCCTCCAGGTTCCACTTGCCCTGCTGCTCGCCCCAGCGATAGCCGACGGCGCCGACCGGCGAGACGACCTCCCCGGTGATCTCGTCGATGGCGACGGTCTTCCAGTCCGGATTGCCGGTCTCGCCGAGCCCGTCCTCGAAATCGGCGGCGCGCAGCAACCGGTCGGCGATCAGTTGGCCGTCCTTCTCGACCAGCTTCACCAGCATCGGCATGTCGCTGTATTTGCGGACATAGTCCTGGAAATACGGCACCTGCCGGTCGATGTGATATTCGCGCAAGATGACGTGGCCCATCGCCAGCGCCAGCGCCGCGTCGGTGCCCTGCTTGGCGTTCAGCCAGATATCGGCAAACTTGGTCGCCTCGGCATAGTCGGGCGAGACGACAGCGCTCTTCGTGCCCTTGTAACGCACCTCGGTATAGAAATGCGCGTCGGGCGTGCGGGTCTGCGGCACATTGGAGCCCCAGACGATGATGAAGCCGGCATTGTACCAGTCGGCCGATTCCGGCACGTCGGTCTGCTCGCCCCAGGTCTGCGGGCTGGCCGGCGGCAGGTCGCAATACCAGTCGTAGAACGACATGCACACGCCGCCCAGCAGCGACAGATAGCGCGACCCCGCCGCGTAGGAGATCATCGACATGGCCGGGATCGGCGAGAAGCCGATCACCCGGTCGGGGCCGTAGGTCTTGGCGGTGTAGGCATTGGCGGCGGCGATGATCTCGTTCACCTCCTCCCACTTCGCCCGCACGAAACCGCCATGGCCCCGGATCGCGGTGTAGGATTTGCGCTTGTCCGGATCCTCGACGATGGAGGCCCAGGCGGCGACCGGGGTGCGGATCATCCGCGCCTCACGCCACAGCTTCAGCAACCGGCCACGCACCAGCGGGTATTTCACCCGGTTGCCGGAATACAGGTACCAGGAATAGCTGGCGCCGCGCGAACAGCCCCGCGGCTCGTGGTTCGGCAGGTCCGGCCGGGTGCGCGGATAATCGGTCTGCTGGGTTTCCCAGGTGACGATCCCGCCCTTCACATAGATCTTCCAGGAACACGACCCGGTGCAGTTCACGCCATGCGTGGAGCGCACGATCTTGTCGTGCTGCCAGCGCTTGCGGTAGCCGTCCTCCCAGCTGCGGTCCTCGGCGGTGCGAATGCCGTGTCCGTCGGAGAAACTATCGACGTTCTTCTTGAAGAAGGTCAGGCGATCGAGGAAATGGCTCATGGCTATACGCTCCGATCTTTCGTTCGGCGATTAGGCTTTTCTGGCGGAAGTCGCGGCAGACGCACGCCCCCCGCGCTCGATGTCGTGCAGCAGCCCGCCCTTGCGGGTATAGGCGACCCAGGTCAGCGCCACGCAGCTGACATAGAAGATCAGGAAGCCCCACAGCGCGGCTTCGGGGCCGCCGGTCATGGCGATGGAGGAGCCGTAGCTCTTCGGGATGAAGAAGGCGCCATAGGCGGCAATGGCGGAGGTGAAGCCGATGATCGCCGCCGATTCCTTGTCGCCCTGGCGCTGCCGGACAGCCGCATCCGTGCCGGGCATCAGCCGGTCCATCTCGCGGCGCATGATCGCCGGGATCATCTGGAAGGTGGAGGCGTTACCCACGCCGGTGGCGAAGAACAGCACCATGAACATGGCGAAGAAGCCCCAGAACGCCATCGGATGCTGCTTGATCGACAGGAAGTAGAGAACACCCGCGACCGCCGCGATCATCGCCACGAACACCCACAGGGTGACGCGACCGCCGCCGAACTTGTCCGAGACCCAGCCGGTTGCCGAGCGCGACAGCGCGCCAACCAGCGGGCCCAGGAAGGCGAACTGCAGCGCGTCAATATGCGGGAACTGCAGTTTCATCAGCAGCGGGAAGCCCGCCGAATAGCCGATGAAGGAACCGAAGGTGCCGGTATAGAGCCAGCACATGTACCAGTTGTGCCGGCGCTGGAAGATGACCGCCTGCTCCGCGAAGGAGGCCTTCATGCTGGCGATGTCGTTCATGCCGAACCAGGCGGCGAAGGCCGAGGC
It encodes the following:
- the narH gene encoding nitrate reductase subunit beta, which encodes MKIRAQIAMVLNLDKCIGCHTCSVTCKNVWTSREGMEYAWFNNVETKPGIGYPKQWENQKVWNGGWRRKANGKIEPKIGPKWRILAKIFANPDLPEIDDYYEPFTFDYEHLQTAGESKAMPTARPRSLISGERMEKIEWGPNWEEILGGEFSKRSKDVNFEGIQKEIYGQFENTFMMYLPRLCEHCLNPTCAAACPSGAIYKREEDGIVLIDQDKCRGWRMCVSGCPYKKVYYNWSTGKSEKCIFCFPRIEAGQPTVCSETCVGRIRYLGVLLYDADGIEAAASVPDEKDLYQAQLDLFLDPNDPKVIEQARADGVPESWLEAARRSPIWKMAMEWKVAFPLHPEYRTLPMVWYVPPLSPIQSAAAAGQMGVDGAMPDVRSLRIPLKYLANLLTAGDEAPVALGLERMLAMRAYMRAKTVDGMLDERLAEKVGLTGADIEDMYQIMAIANYEDRFVIPTAHRETSEDAHQLRGGCGFSFGNGCSDGQSAPSLFGAPQKARVKTPMEVR
- a CDS encoding nitrate reductase subunit alpha; this translates as MSHFLDRLTFFKKNVDSFSDGHGIRTAEDRSWEDGYRKRWQHDKIVRSTHGVNCTGSCSWKIYVKGGIVTWETQQTDYPRTRPDLPNHEPRGCSRGASYSWYLYSGNRVKYPLVRGRLLKLWREARMIRTPVAAWASIVEDPDKRKSYTAIRGHGGFVRAKWEEVNEIIAAANAYTAKTYGPDRVIGFSPIPAMSMISYAAGSRYLSLLGGVCMSFYDWYCDLPPASPQTWGEQTDVPESADWYNAGFIIVWGSNVPQTRTPDAHFYTEVRYKGTKSAVVSPDYAEATKFADIWLNAKQGTDAALALAMGHVILREYHIDRQVPYFQDYVRKYSDMPMLVKLVEKDGQLIADRLLRAADFEDGLGETGNPDWKTVAIDEITGEVVSPVGAVGYRWGEQQGKWNLEEKDGKGRDTRLLLSLSGEGSEIASVAFPYFGGRASEYFVKTEHGEVLPRNLPVRRLTLKDGEAQVATVFDLLCANYGVDRGFGGDHVASSYDDDVPGTPAWAENITGVKRDAIITVAREFATNAEKTTGRSMIIIGAAMNHWYHMDMNYRGAINMLVFCGCIGQSGGGWSHYVGQEKLRPQTGWQPLAFGLDWVRPPRQQNSTSFWYAHSDQWRYETLSVGEILSPTAPEGDWSGSMIDYNVRAERMGWLPSAPQLKVNPLTIAAKAAKAGMEPKDYIAKGLKDGELELSCHDPDDPQNWPRNLFVWRSNLLGSSGKGHEYFLKHLLGTQHGVQGKDLGQEGRAKPQEVVWHEDGPEGKLDLLVTLDFRMSTTCVYSDIVLPTATWYEKNDLNTSDMHPFIHPLSAAVDPVWESRSDWDIYRGIAKSFSEVAPEVLGVEKDVVLTPILHDTPGEMAQPYDVKDWKRGEVEPIPGKTMPQVTVVERDYPNLYKQFTALGPLMTKIGNGGKGIAWNTEHEVDLLRALNGAVLEDGVSQGMPRIESDIDAAEVILMLAPETNGEVAVKAWGALSKATGRDHTHLALPKEDEKIRFRDVQAQPRKIISSPTWSGLESEKVCYNAGYTNVHELIPWRTLTGRQQLYQDHLWMRAFGEALVVWKPPVDLKTIVPVKGKRSNGNTEIVLNFITPHQKWGIHSTYTDNLLMLTLNRGGPVIWLSETDAKVAGIEDNDWVELFNLNGALTARAVVSQRVNPGMVLMYHAQEKIVNTPGSEITGQRGGIHNSVTRTVLKPTHMIGGYAQQSYGFNYYGTVGCNRDEFVVVRKMDRVDWLEQPLDAGEMAPFPAHTNAKEAAE
- the narJ gene encoding nitrate reductase molybdenum cofactor assembly chaperone, which encodes MKSFKALSALLNYPSAELVAAMPEIRAVLTGEGLVPRSSLKALEPLLSSFETAELYDLQERYVLLFDRSRSLSLHLFEHVHGESRDRGQALVDLSQLYDKNGFFIVANELPDFLPLFLEFLSTLPFGEATALLGETVHILAVLRQRLEKRESPYAALFAAVEALSAVRADPKAAAEAAASDVMPDDLAALDREWEEAAVTFGPGEMTDDCSLTRIKTQVRAARRSPDAPTA